From a region of the Besnoitia besnoiti strain Bb-Ger1 chromosome I, whole genome shotgun sequence genome:
- a CDS encoding FHA domain-containing protein (encoded by transcript BESB_001460), producing the protein MPCPTKPFDAPLTGSLRSLDPQRPFIDRRMPSPNKPSVSNPVSPVCSVASDPLADPVRQESTTPSEAPVSSAQPQPENQACSGSVPVIRWRGHNSERENVEIRGNHTEAAAMSFLSEWTYARRSADSAADAKDSQQPQSRSDEQDTDSTQGGASNDASTPGTVTEASAHEVRHIEAGDGKPLGRKASSGRRGSQEEGYVKSVKAPRLRLEGEGASPSGAGDEDVLCDVKKDAAVPASGEEAPQGSDLPSNEADCGREEGPKRGSRGWSLSAIWNSCRPVAFGSLRRSQHTEVTTAAAAEGSANSGGRSEASSTVREASPNGSESGALEEGRSAPKEGGPIETEVCQNVASAMSEAGVGVLADMTEAVASPETGEQPTTLRIEAEEILVAANADARCCPGAQRRTHVSEDPSDSAGAALAVAEGRAARRGLDRASSDGGGSPSASERKSFLPAHTRTLTRDHSTSSPAGSRYCNDAEGGAGSSAPQDGSHASGLPVSGGASALSSPTAAPDQAPLSPSSPSALSDQTELPAAPGQGRDSEGRASSSQLHVVVSKTESPESDACDEERARGSGEEAPTRSRRRSHRLRDIQKEAAASDGGSDAACASPRAGASASAGHSRKPGRRAAKEDGKPPRRCPPPKRKAGGQGEEAADGEQNEASAPPASRPRGPAGSRRRGRGTASVGSRRRGGPAAEARGELMEMSDSGSVATVASGRGQREGEKASGAKPDSERGAKRQGKGGGRRGQAASVRKAPREKGASEDRSRDDETERAEAEASEEEESLPSSSSSSSGSDDSEYEEEETGKRGAKGSTSAGRRRGSRAAAAAAWRSSAIAQQPQEHLLVRKPARGMLTCGSGATSALSSICGDSAASAGALAQMPVGPAMRIGSLAGAAGAPPPAVAELTALLGGGAGAAARSRGSAPLQAASASQSLLQLAGRSPFRPMSGGRGGALPGVLGGLRAPGGLGAALSASLSGAKSPGFAAGGRGGVSAFSGAPLSPAAFPAPRGPLGAERGDGEAEGEPRSRKGSVGSMEGRAATVSSGTAAAEDDGFFRDEGCPPKSEAEGAAARQKGHKARRDAGLGSGVVAYLPVAAVREPEKGGDDHGTVEERGGEESQDPDALAEIVHISEIDENQRMTSARVVIRKNRDCLIGRDSRECDLVADCVGKFAKMISRRHAVIRVIPAPELFQPPQAVAQASSAAAKGEKEDGAHAPETGKLAYEAYRLCLGDEGSLNGVSVNDVRQKSVFLCHGDIITLGGVGALLVEQKREQPDSPFRFRVNFFHPLPPSPRHAAASPGAPEAPSAHGGSSLFQRMESEKFWEAEEGSHAQGDAERAGEGREKRKRKVCRSGGVCDAEDRPEARGGASLRLACVKVVHVLSEEELRERMRGEEASHAAGAAQSPHCSTSPPPDDAAPSPLQFPLSGSQSVSGGARLSFPALSPPLLRPRGSPLRLTPPAWRACRGAASGGGQLLLSASQEVFGSPNLASPSPSHHVPASRGSASLLASFAASPFSSPRRPAVASSQPTVRALSQSSPPHSGPLSPFPHLASSSLSLNAAPMMPISASQPLSSEGLLSTPRSRVSERGLCSQGRRNVSPLRTSESRAMEIIGEVTVPWNGTIAQVRQQVDILVSELLRDKLFSLSPAFSAPAASSPPHHERRAKNGESAPAGENDGGEAGREGAARGKEGAELAEAKIEAEAADREEAREGSPSGCEPRLPRYELLPSPATVEVPFKEEGRSWVFELPPFNPSANLAVARCFRSLGEGSDKRQPGAGGGLLAKEEGSCGSTVRTVSTVYLRFVKPGAADGEQKDGEEDSRQRAARGERDAQDQDSPACNAFLDYAESFFDPAEDEEDAGGLKRFKAETRHEPTCDEEQAPSDDSRDDRADGAVDKEDSEAAHDKGVDESAVWEECEEIVGGVQRGRQTVGLMSDCEGDEAWGL; encoded by the exons ATGCCGTGCCCAACCAAGCCTTTTGATGCCCCCCTTACTGGTTCTCTTCGCTCGTTAGATCCTCAAAGACCATTTATCGATCGTCGGATGCCTTCGCCAAACAAGCCCTCTGTGAGTAATCCCGTCTCCCCCGTCTGCTCGGTCGCGTCTGATCCCCTTGCTGATCCTGTGCGACAAGAAAGCACGACGCCTTCCGAAGCTCCCGTCTCGAGTGCTCAACCTCAACCAGAGAATCAGGCCTGCTCAGGCTCAGTTCCGGTCATCCGCTGGCGAGGGCACAACTCGGAACGAGAAAACGTCGAAATCCGTGGTAATCAtacagaggcggcggcaatGTCTTTTTTGTCGGAGTGGACATATGCGAGGAGGAGTGCTGATTCTGCCGCCGACGCCAAGGACTCACAACAGCCGCAGTCTCGCTCAGATGAGCAAGACACCGACAGTACACAGGGCGGGGCTAGCAATGACGCCTCGACGCCAGGAACCGTCACCGAAGCCTCTGCACATGAAGTACGCCACATAGAGGCTGGAGACGGCAAGCCTTTAGGAAGAAAGGCGTCGTCTGGAAGACGGGGCAGCCAGGAGGAAGGGTACGTCAAATCAGTCAAGgccccgcgtctccgcctggaGGGTGAGGGCGCAAGCCCGAGTGGTGCAGGGGACGAAGACGTCCTCTGCGACGTCAAAAAAGACGCGGCTGTTCCCGCGAGTGGCGAGGAGGCACCCCAAGGGTCTGACCTCCCGAGCAACGAAGCAGATTGCGGCCGGGAAGAGGGACCGAAGCGGGGTTCGAGAGGATGGAGTCTCTCTGCGATATGGAACAGCTGCCGTCCCGTCGCTTTCGGCTCACTCCGTCGGAGCCAGCACACGGAGGTCACgactgctgcggccgcggagggctcGGCGAACTCGGGGGGGCGGAGTGAGGCCTCCAGCACAGTGAGAGAGGCATCGCCAAACGGCTCGGAGAGCGGGGCCCTAGAGGAAGGACGGAGCGCCCCGAAGGAGGGCGGTCCTATCGAGACCGAGGTCTGTCAAAATGTTGCCTCTGCCATGTCCGAAGCCGGTGTCGGCGTTCTAGCAGACATGACGGAGGCGGTGGCCTCTCCGGAAACCGGTGAGCAGCCGACGACTCTGAGGATTGAGGCAGAGGAAATCCTTGTCGCGGCGAAtgcagacgcgcgctgctgtccgggcgcccagcgccgcACGCATGTGTCGGAAGACCCCTCAGACAGTGCGGGTGCTGCGCTTGCTGTtgcagaaggccgcgcggcaaGAAGAGGCCTTGACAGGGCCAGCAGCGACGGGGGgggctcgccgtctgcaAGCGAGCGCAAGAGCTTCCTGCCAGCCCACACCCGTACCCTCACTCGGGATCACAGTACGAGCAGCCCTGCGGGCAGCCGCTACTGCAacgacgccgaaggcggcgccggctcgtcggcgccacaggacggcagccacgcgagcggcctccctgtctccggcggggcctccgcgctctcttcCCCCACAGCTGCGCCCGACCAGGCTCCactgtcgccgtcgtcgccttccgcgctcAGCGACCAGACGGAGCTGCCCGCCGCTCCCGGCCAAGGGCGTGACAGCGAGGGCCGCGCAAGCAGCAGTCAGCTGCACGTCGTTGTCTCCAAGACAGAGAGcccagagagcgacgcctgTGACGAGGAAAGGGCGCGAGGtagcggcgaggaggcgcccacGCGAAGCCGGAGGAGGTCGCACCGTCTTCGAGACATTCAGAAGGAAGCGGCCGCTtcagacggcggcagcgacgctgcctgcgcttcgccacgcgcaggggcttccgcgtcggcgggGCATTCACGGAAACCTGGTcgaagagccgcgaaggaggacggcaagccgccgcgacggtgcccgccgccgaagcgcaAGGCTGGAGGGCagggggaggaggctgcggacggagAACAGAATGAGGCTTCCGCTCCCCCTGCCAGCAGAcctcgcgggcctgcgggttcccggcggcgaggccgcggcaccGCGAGCGTGGGGAGTCGCCGGAGGGGCggcccggcggcggaggcccgcggggaACTGATGGAGATGTCTGACTCGGGGTCGGTGGCGACGGTCGCCTCCGGCCGCGGCCAgcgggagggcgagaaggcgagcggcgcgaagccggacagcgagcgcggcgcgaagagacagggcaagggaggcgggcgtcgcggccagGCAGCTTCGGTTCGCAAGGCTCCGAGGGAGAAGGGCGCTTCAGAGGATCGCAGCAGGGACGACGAGAcagagcgcgcggaggcggaggcgagcgaagaagaggagagtcTCCCTTccagtagcagtagcagcagcggctcggACGACAGTGAgtacgaagaggaggagacggggAAGCGGGGCGCCAAGGGCTCTACCTCCGcaggtcggcgccgcgggtcgcgcgccgccgcagccgctgcgtggCGCTCTTCCGCAATCGCGCAACAGCCTCAGGAGCACCTTCTCGTCCGGAAACCAGCTCGCGGAATGCTCACCTGTGGCAGCGGAGCGACGAGCGCCTTGTCCTCCATCTgcggcgactccgcggcctcggcaggcgcgctcgcgcagatgCCCGTCGGGCCAGCGATGCGCATCGGCTCGttggcaggcgctgcgggcgcgcctccgccagccgtGGCGGAGTTAACGGCGCtcctgggcggcggcgcgggcgccgccgcccgaagccgcgggtctgcgccgctgcaggcggcgagcgcctcgcagtctcttctgcagctcgcAGGGCGCTCGCCGTTCCGCCCGAtgagcggcggccgcggaggcgcgctgccAGGCGTTCTGGGTGggctgcgggcgccaggCGGCCTCGGGGCGGCGCTCAGCGCCTCCCTCAGTGGCGCCAAGTCGCCGGGCttcgcggcgggggggcgaggcggcgtctcggccttctcaggcgcgccgctctcgccggcggccttccCGGCGCCCCGGGGACCCCTgggcgcggagcgcggcgacggtgaggcggagggcgagccaCGCTCGCGAAAGGGCTCGGTGGGGTCGATGGAGggtcgcgccgcgaccgtgTCCAGCGGaaccgcggcggcagaggacgacgggTTCTTCCGCGACGAGGGCTGCCCGCCGaaaagcgaggcggagggcgccgccgcgcgacagaaGGGTCACAAGGCGCGAAGGGACGCCGGCCTCGGCTCCGGAGTAGTCGCCTACctgcccgtcgccgccgtccgcgagcccgagaagggaggcgacgaccACGGGACCGTAGaggagcgcggaggcgaggagagccaAGATCCCGACGCTCTCGCCGAGATCGTTCACATCTCTGAAATCGACGAGAATCAGCGCATGACGTCGGCTCGCGTCGTCATTCGAAAGAACAGGGATTGCCTTATCGGGAGAGACTCTCGGGAGTGTGACCTCGTCGCCGACTGCGTCGG CAAGTTCGCCAAGATGATCAGCCGGCGCCACGCCGTCATTCGCGTCATCCCGGCCCCGGAGCTCTTCcagcctccgcaggctgTCGCTCAGGCTtcttccgcagcagcgaagggagagaaggaagacgggGCGCACGCTCCAGAGACAGGAAAACTGGCCTACGAAGCCTATAGACTGTGCCTCGGAGACGAAGG GTCGCTGAATGGTGTCTCAGTGAACGACGTTCGACAGAAGtccgtcttcctctgtcACGGAGACATCATCACACTCGGAG GCGTCGGGGCTTTGCTCGTggagcagaagcgcgagcaGCCGGACTCCCCTTTTCGCTTTCGCGTCAATTTCTTCCATcctcttccgccgtcgcctcgtcacgccgcggcttctcccggcgcgccagaggcgccgtCCGCTCACGGCGGGTCGTCTCTCTTCCAGAGGATGGAAAGCGAAAAGTTTTGGGAAGCGGAAGAGGGAAGccacgcgcagggcgacgccgagcgggCTGGCGAAGGCAGGGAGAAGCGAAAGCGCAAAGTCTGTAGATCGGGGGGAGTTTGCGACGCGGAGGATcggccggaggcgcgcggcggcgccagcctgcgtctcgcgtgtGTCAAAGTCGTCCACGTGCTGAGTGAAGAAGAGCTGCGAGAGCGAATG cgaggagaggaagcctcgcatgcagccggcgcggcgcagtctCCACACTGTTCgacttctccgccgcctgatGACGCCGCGCCAAGCCCCCTGCAGTTTCCCCTCTCTG GTTCGCAAAGCGTCTCGGGGGGAGCGCGACTGTCGTTTCCcgctctgtcgccgccgcttcttcggcCTCGAGGCTCGCCGCTCCGCTTGACACCTCCCGCGTGGCGTGCgtgccgaggcgccgcgagcggcggcgggcagctgctgctctcAGCCAGTCAAGAAGTCTTCGG CTCGCCCAAcctggcgtcgccgtctccgagCCACCACGTGCCCGCGTCGAGAGGAAGTGCTTCGCTCTTGGCTtccttcgcggcttcgcctttctcctctcctcggcgtcccgccgtcgcctcgtctcAGCCGACCgtgcgcgctctctctcagtcttcgcctccgcactCAGGGCCTCTTTCTCCATTCCCGCacctcgcctcgtcgtctctctcgctgaaTGCCGCCCCGATGATGCCCATCTCTGCGTCTCAGCCGCTCTCGAGTGAAGGCCTTCTCTCCaccccgcgctcgcgggtTTCGGAGAGAGGTCTCTGCTCCCAAGGCCGGCGGAATGTGTCGCCGCTCCGCACCAGCGAGAGCCGGGCGATGGAGATCATTGGCGAG GTCACGGTGCCGTGGAACGGGACGATTGCCCAAGTCCGTCAACAAGTCGACATTCTGGTTtccgagctgctgcgcgacaaGTTGTTTTCGCTGTCTCCAGCGTtttctgcgcccgcggcttcATCGCCTCCGCATCACGAGCGACGCGCCAAGAACGGCGAGAGTGCGCCGGCGGGTGagaacgacggcggcgaggcggggagagagggcgccgcgagagggaaGGAAGGAGCAGAGCTCGCGGAAGCGAAGATTGAAGCGGAGGCTGCTGATCGCGAGGAGGCAAGAGAGGGGTCACCGTCTGgctgcgagccgcggctgcctcgctaCGAGCTTTTGCCGTCTCCAGCGACGGTGGAAGTCCCCTTCAAGGAGGAGGGGCGCTCGTGGGTCTTCGAGCTGCCCCCGTTCAACCCTTCTGCGaacctcgcggtcgcgcggtGCTTCCGTTCACTTGGCGAGGGCAGCGATAAGCGACAGccaggggcggggggcgggctgcttgcgaaggaggaaggaaGCTGCGGGAGCACTGTGCGAACTGTGAGCACCGTGTACCTGCGCTTCGTCAagccgggcgccgccgacggcgagcagaaagacggcgaggaggactcgcggcagcgggcggcgcgcggggagcgagacgcgcaggaccAGGACTCGCCCGCATGCAACGCCTTTCTGGACTACGCCGAGAGCTTTTTTGATCctgcggaagacgaggaagacgcgggcggcctcAAGCGGTTCAAAGCTGAGACCCGGCACGAACCGACATGCGACGAAGAACAAGCGCCGAGCGACGACAGCAGAGACGATCGAGCAGACGGAGCTGTAGACAAGGAAGACTCGGAGGCCGCCCACGATAAGGGAGTGGACGAGTCTGCGGTCTGGGAAGAGTGCGAAGAGAtcgtcggcggcgtccaGCGAGGCCGACAGACCGTGGGGCTTATGAGCGACTGCGAGGGAGATGAAGCCTGGGGGCTGTAG